The sequence CGACGCGGGCCATGAGCACCGGCGCCTCGCTCGCCGCCAGTTGCGGCAGCCGGGCGCGCACCCGCCGGTGCAGGTCCTTGACGATGTCGTCGGCTCCGAGGGTGTGCACCTTGACGTGCAGCATGATCCCCCACAACCCCGCCGCCGTCCGCGACTCGGAGATCCAGACGTGGTGGATGTAGGGGTATTCGTGCAGCAGCTCGGCGACCGCCACCCGAAGCGCGGGCAGGATCGGATGGCGCGTCCTGCGGTAGCCGGGGTCCACCACCTGCATCGCCCCCGACAGGTGCTGGCGGGGGGCGGGGACCCACTGCGCGGGCAGCGCCGCGGGCGCGGCCGGGACCGGGGCGGGCGCGGGTGGCGGGGGAGGGGCCTGCCTGCCGACCTGCGCGCGGGTCACCGTCGCCATCGCCCCGGTGGCGTACGCCGTGGGGGCGGCCGTGCGCATGACCGACAGCGCGGGAGCGGGACCGGTGCGGGTCTCCTCCAGATAGCGCCGCAGGTCGTCGATCGGCACGGCGGCGGCCGCGGGACCGGCCGCGTCGATCACGATCTCGCGCACGCCGGTGACGCGCTGGATGTCGAGGATGGTGTCGGCGTCGCACGCCGACAACGAGTGGCTGCCACGGTGCCGGGCGTAGGTCGCCGGTCCCGTGTAGCCCAGCAGAACACGCTCGCCGTTCTGCGTCGTGCCGAGCACCACGGAGCGGTCGGGACGGACCGCCACCAGGATGCCCCACTCCGCGAGGGCCGCCAGGAGTTGCCGGGGGCTGCCATGCCGCGCGAGAACGTCGCCCAGGGAGGGGTTCCCGATGCTCATAGCCTGAACGATAGGGACTGGACCATGGCGAATCAGGCTAATCCCGAAGATTAGGTGCGATCAATACCAAGTTGGCGACAGTCCGTATGGATCACGGGTTGCCGGGGTACACCGACCGACTGTGCCCGGGCACGAGCCGGTCCCACGCACCCCCCACGTCCCGGCAATCTCCCGGTGCGCCGGCCGCGCGGGCCGTACACACCGAGGAGAAGGCCGCCGAGGAGCCGCGCGCGATCTGAGACCGGGTCGTCGCGTCGCCGCGACGCCGCCGTGACCTTGGCTATCTCGTATGCCGGGCGCTCGTGAGGGCTTTCACAAGGCCCGGATAGACTCACGTCGTCCGCGCTGTCGCACTTCACGAAGGACTCAACCCAGTGAACAAGCCCGTCGTACTTGTCGCAGAAGAGCTCTCAGAAGCGGGTCTCGCCGTGCTCGGCGCGGACTTCGAGGTCCGGCACACCGACGGCGCCGACCGGTCCCAGCTGCTGCCCGCCCTCGCCGACGTGGACGCTCTGATCGTGCGCAGCGCCACCCAGGTCGACGCCGAGGCCATCGCCGCGGCGCCCAAGCTGCGCGTCGTCGCCCGCGCGGGCGTGGGTCTGGACAACGTCGACGTCGAGGCCGCCACCAAGGCCGGCGTCATGGTCGTCAACGCCCCGACGTCGAACATCACCAGCGCCGCCGAGCACACGGTCGCGCTGATCCTCGCCAGCGCCCGCAACGTCGCCCAGGCGCACTCCGCGCTGAAGGGCGGCGAGTGGAAGCGCTCGAAGTACACCGGCGTCGAGCTCGACGAGAAGGTCGTCGGCATCCTCGGCCTCGGCAAGATCGGCCAGCTCGTCGCCCAGCGCCTGCAGCCGTTCGGCGTCGAGCTCATCGCGTACGACCCCTACCTGCAGCCGGCCCGCGCGGCGGCCATGGGCGTGCGCCTGGCGTCGCTGGAGGAGGTGCTCCAGCAGGCCGACTTCATCACGGTCCACCTGCCGAAGTCGAAGGAGACCATCGGTCTCATCGGCGACCGCGAGCTGCACATGGTCAAGCCGACCGTGCGGCTGATCAACGTCGCCCGCGGCGGGATCATCGACGAGAACGCCCTCTACTCCGCGCTCAAGGAGGGCCGCGTCGCCGGCGCCGGCATCGACGTCTTCGCCAAGGAGCCCTGCACCGACAGCCCGCTGTTCGAGTTCGACCAGGTCGTGGCGACGCCGCACCTCGGCGCCTCCACCCACGAGGCGCAGGAGAAGGCCGGCACCCAGGTCGCCCGCAGCGTCAAGCTGGCGCTCGCCGGCGAGTTCGTGCCCGACGCGGTGAACGTCCAGGGCGGCGCGGTCGCCGAGGACGTCAAGCCGGGCCTGCCGCTCACCGAGAAGCTGGGCCGCATCTTCACCGCGCTCGCGGGCGAGGTGGCCACCCGCCTGGTCGTCGAGGTCCGCGGCGAGATCTCGGCGCAGGACGTGCGGGTCCTGGAGCTGGCCGCGCTCAAGGGCGTCTTCACCGACGTCGTGGAGGACGCGGTGACCTACGTCAACGCGCCGCTGCTGGCCAAGGACCGCGGCGTCGTGGTCGAGCTGGTCACCAGCGCGGAGAGCCCCGACTGGCGCAACGTCGTCACGGTGCGCGGCGTGCTCGCCGACGGCCGTACGGTGTCGGTCTCCGGCACCCTGTCCGGTCCGCGGCAGATCACCAAGATCGTCGAGGTCAACGACTTCGCGATGGAGATCGAGCCGACCGAGCACCTGGCGTTCTTCACCTACGCCGACCGCCCCGGCATCGTCGGCATCGTGGGCCGCCTGCTCGGCGAGCACAGCGTGAACATCGCCTCCATGCAGGTCTCCCGGGACGTGAAGGGCGGCAAGGCGCTCATCGCGCTGACCGTCGACACGGCGATCCCGTCCGACGTCGTCGAGCAGATCGCGGGGGAGATCGGCGCCGACAGCGGCCGCACGGTCGACCTGGAGGACTGAGACCAGGCACCCGCTCACCGGACGGCCCGGCGCCCCGCGCGCCGGGCCGTTCGTGCTGTCCGGACGACGGACGGCGTCTCACGAAGTGAGATACTAGGTCGTCCTACGAGATTGTGGGGTACTCTGGCGATGACGAGGCGCCCCGCACTTTCACCTGCCGCGACGGGGCCTGATCAGGGCAGGCCGGCCCGTCGCGGAGCGCCGCGCCGCCGGCCTTCGGCTCGCCCGTGACGCGTGACCCGCGTTCCACCGGCGGCTGACGTTCCCGGATCCGCGCCAGCGGGTCCGCTCTCAGCATTCCTCCGCCAAGAGAGAGAATCGCCATGTACGACATGTATCCCTGGGGTCGTTCCGAAGACGCTGAGAACGAGGCGGCGGAGGCCCTGCAAATCGCGCTCGACCGCCGTGACAACGGGGGCGCTCCGCAGCGCTGACCCCGCCGGGACCGGCCGGACCGGCCGATCGCCGCGTGTGCCAATCTTGATGGCGTGGTGAGCATCGGCGGTGGGGCCGCGAACACGACCAGCCTGCTCCGGCTGATCAACCAGCGGGCGGTGTTCACCGAGATCTTCCGCCTCGGCAAGGCCTCGCGCCCCGAGCTCGCCCAGGTGACGGGACTGTCCAAGCCGACGATCTCGATGGCGCTGGCCGACCTGGAGCGTGCCAGGCTCGTCCGTCCGGTCGGGCTGCGCACCGGTGGCGCGGGACGCGCCGCGCTGCTCTACGAGATCAGGCCGGAGGCGGGCTGGGTGCTCGCCGCAGACCTCGGCCGCACCACCGTGCGGCTCGCGCTCGCCGACCTGGTGGGCGACGTCGTGGCGCGCAGGCACGAGCCGTCGCGGGCGCACTCCTACGACAGCGCGCGGGAGCAACTGGCGCGGATGGCGGCCGAACTGGTCGCGGAGGCCGGCCTGGAGCCCGGCGACGTCACCGTCACCGTGTTCGGCACCCCCGGGATCCACGACAAGGAGAGCGGGGCGCTGCGGCTCGCGCCGAACCTGCCGGGATGGGAACGCCCCGGCGCGGTGGACGCGCTGGCCGGCGTGACGGGCTCGCCGTACACGGTGGAGAACGACGTCGACCTCGCGGCCGTCGGAGAGGGCGCCTACGGCCTGGGCAAAGGGGTCTCCCACTTCGTCCTCGTGTCCATCGGGACGGGCGTCGGCATGGGCGTGGTCATCGACGGCGGCCTCTACCGGGGCGCCCGGGGAGCGGCCGGTGAGATCTCGTACCTGCCGGTGGGCGAGGACGTCCCCGGCGTCGACCGCCGGCGTGGTGTGTTCGAGTCGGTGGCCTCCGCCGACGGCGTCGTCGCGGCGGCGGCACGTCTCGGCATGACGGCGGGCACGGCCAAGGAGGTCTTCGACGCCGCGCGCCGCGGCGACGCGGTCGCGAGCGCGGTCGTGGCCGCGGAGGCCGACCACGTCGCCCGCGCACTCGCCGGGGTGATCGCCGTGCTCGACCCCGAGCTGGTCGTGCTCGGCGGCGGCATCGGCGCGCAGGCCGGCGACCTGCTCGCCGGCCCGGTGGCGGAGCGGCTGGAGACGCTGGTGGCCCTCACGCCGCCGCGGATCGAGGTGTCCACCCTCGGGGCGGACGCCGTGATCCTCGGGGCGCTGGCGGTCGGGCTGTCCACGGCGCGCGACCTCGTCTTCGAGCGTGCCGTCGCGGCGGGACCCGCCTGACGGGCGCATATGTCCGAGCATGGACCGAATGGTGAGATCGTGTTTCGATCTCCGAGACAACCGGTAAGGTACACGCATGGAGTCGAGCAACATCCGCCTGGCAGTGATCCCCGGTGACGGTATCGGCACCGAGGTCGTCG comes from Microbispora sp. ZYX-F-249 and encodes:
- the serA gene encoding phosphoglycerate dehydrogenase, producing MNKPVVLVAEELSEAGLAVLGADFEVRHTDGADRSQLLPALADVDALIVRSATQVDAEAIAAAPKLRVVARAGVGLDNVDVEAATKAGVMVVNAPTSNITSAAEHTVALILASARNVAQAHSALKGGEWKRSKYTGVELDEKVVGILGLGKIGQLVAQRLQPFGVELIAYDPYLQPARAAAMGVRLASLEEVLQQADFITVHLPKSKETIGLIGDRELHMVKPTVRLINVARGGIIDENALYSALKEGRVAGAGIDVFAKEPCTDSPLFEFDQVVATPHLGASTHEAQEKAGTQVARSVKLALAGEFVPDAVNVQGGAVAEDVKPGLPLTEKLGRIFTALAGEVATRLVVEVRGEISAQDVRVLELAALKGVFTDVVEDAVTYVNAPLLAKDRGVVVELVTSAESPDWRNVVTVRGVLADGRTVSVSGTLSGPRQITKIVEVNDFAMEIEPTEHLAFFTYADRPGIVGIVGRLLGEHSVNIASMQVSRDVKGGKALIALTVDTAIPSDVVEQIAGEIGADSGRTVDLED
- a CDS encoding ROK family transcriptional regulator produces the protein MVSIGGGAANTTSLLRLINQRAVFTEIFRLGKASRPELAQVTGLSKPTISMALADLERARLVRPVGLRTGGAGRAALLYEIRPEAGWVLAADLGRTTVRLALADLVGDVVARRHEPSRAHSYDSAREQLARMAAELVAEAGLEPGDVTVTVFGTPGIHDKESGALRLAPNLPGWERPGAVDALAGVTGSPYTVENDVDLAAVGEGAYGLGKGVSHFVLVSIGTGVGMGVVIDGGLYRGARGAAGEISYLPVGEDVPGVDRRRGVFESVASADGVVAAAARLGMTAGTAKEVFDAARRGDAVASAVVAAEADHVARALAGVIAVLDPELVVLGGGIGAQAGDLLAGPVAERLETLVALTPPRIEVSTLGADAVILGALAVGLSTARDLVFERAVAAGPA